The following proteins are co-located in the Acidimicrobiales bacterium genome:
- a CDS encoding DNA translocase FtsK 4TM domain-containing protein, which translates to MATTRRKSTTNRRRSTSSTRSSSGRRAASTKRPARSAKAKARSRTNKQPSAAALALAERERDIAALVLFALAAISSLAILADRAGPVGRVLRDGIGFGDGVFRYVVPLVFVWVGLSLLRTNRTARSVRVGVGLAVMLLSGLAIAHLARGPGAFDAPADELRRGGGVIGAAIAEPLVRLVATPGAWLVAALVGFFGLLVLLDMSLRTVVEVVGDWSLRFFDGSVALLKRLIEPAPVVDADADRSAAGPGPGFENAGPEVIDVTDISPADDESDEGPAVDEPAPTKLPKVKLPEAPVEAQQLAIEMVPTQAPGPWTLPSPSLLVRSGAQTVDERAVHAAGRALEQALASHGVETKVVGMTVGPTVTRFELQLAPGVKVSRVTSLNKDIAYAMATPDVRILAPIPGRSAIGIEVPNDARHLVSVGDILASRVAADAKHPLEVALGQDIAGRPVMANLATMPHVLIAGATGAGKSSCINSILTSLLMRATPEQVRLILVDPKRVEMGQYDRLPHLLTQVVTNPKKAANALAWAVKEMERRYDLLSECGFRDITGYNEAYDAGSLIAAPGDDRVYDRIPFIVVVVDELNDLMMVAARDVEESITRLAQMARAVGIHLVIATQRPSVNVITGVIKANIPSRMAFAVSSLADSRVILDQPGAERLIGKGDMLLLTANSSVAQRIQGCWVTEAEVAKVVASWKRQAPDVRYIEGVEGEESEAAAGFLPGGTTGDEGDDDLLLQAMRLVVESQLGSTSMLQRKLKVGFARAGRLMDLLEQRGVVGPSIGSKARDVLMTPEELAAVLPAESV; encoded by the coding sequence GTGGCTACTACGCGCCGTAAATCGACCACTAACCGTCGCCGGTCGACGTCTTCGACGCGTTCGTCCAGCGGTCGTCGGGCGGCTTCGACCAAGCGTCCGGCGCGCTCGGCCAAGGCCAAGGCTCGCTCTCGCACAAACAAGCAGCCCTCGGCAGCGGCGCTCGCACTGGCCGAGCGCGAACGCGACATAGCGGCACTGGTGCTGTTCGCCCTGGCTGCGATCTCGTCGCTGGCGATTCTGGCCGATCGTGCCGGGCCGGTGGGGCGGGTGCTGCGCGACGGCATCGGCTTCGGCGACGGCGTGTTTCGTTATGTCGTGCCCCTGGTCTTTGTGTGGGTAGGCCTCTCGCTGCTTCGCACCAACCGCACCGCACGCAGCGTCCGTGTTGGTGTGGGGCTGGCCGTGATGCTGCTTTCGGGACTGGCCATAGCCCACTTGGCACGGGGCCCCGGAGCTTTCGATGCTCCAGCAGACGAGCTTCGCCGCGGCGGCGGGGTCATCGGAGCCGCCATTGCCGAGCCGTTGGTGAGGTTGGTGGCGACCCCCGGGGCATGGTTGGTGGCGGCGCTGGTGGGATTCTTCGGCCTGCTGGTGTTGCTCGACATGTCGCTGCGCACAGTCGTAGAGGTCGTTGGCGATTGGTCGCTGCGGTTCTTCGATGGCTCGGTTGCACTGCTCAAGCGATTGATCGAACCCGCGCCCGTTGTCGACGCGGACGCAGACCGGTCTGCGGCGGGGCCCGGACCCGGCTTCGAAAACGCAGGGCCAGAGGTCATCGACGTAACCGACATCTCGCCCGCCGACGACGAATCTGACGAGGGCCCTGCGGTCGACGAGCCGGCTCCGACCAAGCTGCCCAAGGTCAAGCTGCCCGAGGCTCCGGTCGAGGCCCAACAGCTCGCCATAGAGATGGTGCCCACCCAGGCGCCGGGCCCCTGGACCCTTCCTTCGCCCAGCTTGCTGGTGCGAAGTGGCGCCCAGACCGTGGACGAGCGGGCGGTCCACGCGGCAGGACGGGCCCTCGAGCAGGCGCTTGCCAGCCATGGCGTCGAGACCAAGGTCGTCGGTATGACCGTCGGCCCCACGGTGACTCGTTTCGAGCTCCAGCTGGCACCGGGGGTGAAGGTCAGCCGGGTCACCAGCCTCAACAAGGACATTGCCTACGCGATGGCAACCCCCGACGTGCGCATCCTGGCGCCCATCCCGGGCCGCTCCGCTATCGGCATCGAGGTACCCAACGACGCCAGGCACCTGGTCTCGGTAGGCGACATATTGGCCAGCCGGGTGGCGGCCGACGCCAAGCATCCTCTCGAGGTTGCCTTGGGTCAAGACATCGCCGGGCGACCCGTCATGGCCAACCTGGCGACCATGCCCCACGTACTCATCGCCGGCGCCACCGGAGCCGGAAAGTCATCCTGCATCAACAGCATCCTCACGTCGCTGCTGATGAGGGCCACCCCCGAGCAGGTGAGGCTCATCCTGGTCGACCCCAAGCGAGTCGAGATGGGGCAATACGACCGTCTTCCGCACCTGTTGACCCAGGTCGTCACCAACCCCAAGAAGGCCGCCAACGCCCTGGCCTGGGCGGTCAAGGAGATGGAGCGCCGCTACGACCTGCTGTCCGAGTGTGGGTTCAGGGACATCACCGGATACAACGAGGCCTACGATGCCGGCTCGCTGATCGCAGCCCCGGGCGACGATCGGGTCTATGACCGAATCCCGTTCATCGTGGTGGTGGTCGACGAGCTGAACGACCTGATGATGGTGGCAGCGCGCGACGTCGAGGAGTCGATCACCAGACTCGCCCAGATGGCCAGAGCCGTTGGTATCCACCTGGTCATCGCCACCCAGCGGCCGTCCGTCAACGTCATCACCGGTGTCATCAAGGCAAACATCCCATCGCGGATGGCCTTCGCCGTTTCGTCGCTGGCCGACAGCCGCGTGATCCTGGACCAGCCTGGCGCCGAGCGACTCATCGGCAAGGGCGACATGCTGCTGTTGACCGCCAACTCGAGCGTGGCCCAGCGCATTCAGGGTTGCTGGGTCACCGAAGCCGAGGTCGCCAAGGTCGTCGCATCCTGGAAGCGCCAAGCCCCAGATGTTCGGTACATCGAGGGAGTAGAGGGCGAAGAGTCCGAGGCCGCGGCCGGCTTCTTGCCCGGCGGAACAACGGGCGACGAGGGCGACGACGATCTGCTGTTGCAGGCGATGCGTCTGGTGGTCGAAAGCCAACTGGGCTCGACCTCGATGCTGCAGCGCAAGCTGAAGGTCGGTTTTGCCCGGGCCGGACGCCTGATGGATCTTCTGGAACAACGCGGTGTGGTCGGCCCCTCGATCGGGTCTAAGGCCCGCGACGTGCTGATGACCCCAGAAGAACTCGCTGCTGTGCTGCCCGCCGAATCGGTTTGA
- a CDS encoding SMP-30/gluconolactonase/LRE family protein, protein MQQVADGLQFPEGPIVMPDGSILLVEIRRGTLSRVHLDGTIEVVAELGGGPNGAAIGPDGRCYVCNNGGFQWHDVNGLTLPGEQPDDYVGGSIQAVDLGTGAVETLYTQVGGHQLRGPNDIVFDSAGGFWFTDHGKNRPRERDRGGLYYAKIDGSSVVEVAYPLDAPNGVGLSPAQDRVYVAETHSGQLLAWDLAGPGELSGASPSRGTFIGRPAGRKLFDSLAVDAEGNVSIATLSTPGITTFTPDGDELAFFATDDPLTTNIAFGGDDMCTAFMTLSGTGRLVSTTWERPGLKLAF, encoded by the coding sequence ATGCAACAAGTCGCAGACGGGCTTCAGTTTCCCGAGGGCCCAATAGTCATGCCAGACGGCTCGATCCTGCTGGTCGAGATTCGCCGAGGCACCCTCAGCCGCGTGCACCTCGATGGAACCATCGAAGTGGTAGCCGAGCTGGGAGGGGGTCCCAACGGTGCGGCCATCGGCCCCGACGGGCGCTGCTATGTGTGCAACAACGGCGGCTTCCAGTGGCACGACGTCAACGGTCTGACCCTGCCGGGCGAGCAGCCCGACGACTACGTGGGCGGGTCGATCCAGGCCGTCGATCTGGGTACCGGAGCCGTCGAGACGCTGTACACCCAGGTCGGTGGGCATCAACTGCGCGGCCCAAACGACATCGTGTTCGACTCGGCGGGCGGCTTCTGGTTCACCGATCACGGCAAGAACCGGCCACGCGAGCGCGATCGCGGCGGCTTGTACTACGCCAAGATCGACGGATCTTCGGTGGTCGAGGTCGCATATCCTCTGGACGCGCCAAACGGCGTCGGCCTTTCGCCGGCACAAGACCGGGTGTACGTCGCCGAGACACACTCAGGTCAACTCTTGGCCTGGGATCTCGCCGGCCCCGGCGAGCTGTCGGGGGCATCGCCGTCCAGGGGCACGTTCATAGGGCGGCCCGCCGGTCGCAAGCTGTTCGACAGCCTGGCGGTCGATGCCGAGGGCAATGTCAGCATCGCAACACTCAGCACGCCGGGCATCACGACCTTCACGCCTGACGGTGACGAGTTGGCGTTCTTCGCCACCGACGATCCGCTCACGACAAATATCGCGTTCGGCGGCGACGACATGTGCACCGCTTTCATGACGCTGTCGGGCACCGGACGCCTGGTCTCGACCACCTGGGAACGTCCCGGTCTGAAGCTGGCTTTCTAG
- the dapA gene encoding 4-hydroxy-tetrahydrodipicolinate synthase translates to MTGRFGRVVPAMITPFAQDGSLDVDGAVKLAKWLIDQGCDGLVITGTTGEGPTITDEEDWELWKAVCEAVTVPVVIGSGTNDTRHSVTQSKMAKECGADGLLIVTPYYNRPSQAGIWGHFEAIADAVDLPIVVYDIPPRTNRKIETDTLLAMAHQIPNVVALKDAAGNPGETSRVIAEAPAGFDVYSGDDSLTLPLLAVGAVGVISVCAHWTAPDFVEMFDAFAAGDTAGAIRANARMLASYTFESSNDAPNPVPTKAMLRTLGLPAGEPRLPMGPTPSGLEDRAREVYAALVAKR, encoded by the coding sequence GAAGCTCGCCAAGTGGTTGATCGACCAGGGCTGTGACGGCCTGGTGATCACCGGCACCACGGGTGAGGGCCCGACCATCACCGACGAGGAAGACTGGGAGCTGTGGAAGGCTGTCTGCGAGGCGGTCACGGTGCCCGTGGTCATCGGGTCGGGCACCAACGACACCCGCCACTCGGTCACCCAGTCGAAGATGGCCAAAGAGTGCGGCGCCGACGGGTTGTTGATCGTGACCCCCTATTACAACCGCCCATCCCAGGCGGGCATCTGGGGTCATTTCGAGGCCATTGCCGATGCGGTCGATCTGCCGATCGTGGTCTACGACATCCCGCCCCGGACCAACCGAAAGATCGAGACCGACACCCTCTTGGCGATGGCCCACCAGATCCCCAACGTGGTGGCGCTGAAGGATGCGGCCGGCAACCCGGGCGAAACCTCCAGGGTCATCGCCGAGGCGCCCGCCGGCTTCGATGTGTACAGCGGCGACGATTCACTGACGCTGCCCTTGCTGGCGGTAGGTGCCGTGGGGGTGATCAGTGTGTGCGCCCACTGGACGGCACCGGACTTCGTCGAGATGTTCGATGCCTTCGCCGCCGGCGACACTGCTGGAGCCATACGGGCCAATGCCAGGATGCTCGCGAGCTATACGTTCGAGTCTTCGAACGACGCCCCGAACCCGGTGCCCACCAAGGCGATGCTGCGCACCCTCGGTCTGCCCGCCGGCGAACCGAGACTGCCGATGGGGCCAACCCCATCTGGCCTCGAAGACAGGGCGCGCGAGGTTTACGCCGCCCTAGTGGCGAAGCGCTGA
- a CDS encoding ribonuclease J codes for MAAPVTITFLGGVGEVGRNCTAIECEGQVLVIDYGLMFPDATMHGVDVILPDNEYLLERSESIVGLVVTHGHEDHVGGVTHFLRDFKAPVYGSPFTMALAQSKLDEARIDGRVNPVADGQTVDIGLFRVEFLPVTHSVPQSNIIVVHTPQGPMVHTGDFKLDNTPVDNRLTDLQRLGWLGRDPGIRVLMADSTNADNPGHSESESQIGETFRRLLPELRGRRIIASCFASHLHRVQQIADVAIDEGRTIFPAGRSMERNVEIARSMGILDIPERHLDSLEAIDQYEPGEVCVVCTGSQGEPFAALSSIAQGTHRDVSVHEDDVVILSSHPIPGNQRAVFGLINALVRRGAEVIHSGQDLVHTTGHAKRDELRILHNVARPEYFIPIEGEHRMLRRHADLAVDLGLDPEHAIVPMGGSQVVVDDDGARLARQLPHRYRYVHGVGMLIDADVISERRELADGGVVFVTATVDLDKRSVVGGPSVVSRGWAATDELALLVPQLEELAAKALGKAFDGKPSASDLERAMRRAVGRFVGDETQRRPPIVALIQVA; via the coding sequence GTGGCCGCCCCCGTAACGATCACCTTCCTCGGTGGGGTGGGTGAGGTCGGACGCAACTGCACGGCTATCGAGTGTGAGGGACAGGTTCTGGTCATCGACTACGGCCTGATGTTCCCCGACGCCACCATGCACGGTGTCGACGTGATCTTGCCCGACAACGAGTACCTGCTCGAACGATCCGAATCGATCGTGGGCCTGGTGGTGACCCATGGTCACGAGGACCACGTCGGTGGCGTCACGCACTTCTTGCGAGACTTCAAGGCTCCGGTGTATGGCTCGCCCTTCACCATGGCGCTGGCCCAGTCGAAGCTCGACGAGGCGCGCATCGATGGACGCGTCAACCCGGTTGCCGATGGCCAGACCGTCGACATCGGCCTGTTCCGGGTCGAGTTCTTGCCCGTCACCCACTCGGTGCCACAGTCGAACATCATCGTGGTGCACACGCCCCAGGGGCCGATGGTGCACACCGGCGATTTCAAGCTCGACAACACGCCCGTAGACAACCGTTTGACCGACCTTCAGAGGCTGGGTTGGCTGGGGCGCGACCCGGGCATTCGGGTCTTGATGGCCGACAGCACCAACGCCGACAACCCCGGTCACTCCGAGAGCGAAAGCCAGATCGGCGAGACCTTCAGGCGCCTGCTGCCCGAACTGCGCGGACGCCGCATCATCGCCTCGTGCTTCGCCAGCCATCTTCACAGGGTCCAACAGATCGCCGATGTTGCCATCGACGAGGGTCGCACGATCTTCCCGGCTGGCCGTTCGATGGAACGCAACGTCGAGATCGCCAGGTCGATGGGCATCCTGGACATCCCCGAGCGCCACCTCGACTCGCTGGAGGCCATCGACCAGTACGAACCCGGCGAGGTCTGCGTGGTGTGCACGGGCAGCCAGGGCGAGCCCTTTGCCGCCTTGTCGTCGATAGCCCAGGGAACTCACCGAGACGTCTCGGTTCACGAAGACGACGTCGTAATACTCAGTAGCCACCCGATTCCGGGCAATCAGCGTGCCGTGTTCGGGCTGATCAACGCCTTGGTGCGTCGCGGTGCCGAGGTCATCCACTCGGGCCAAGACCTGGTTCACACCACAGGGCACGCCAAGCGAGACGAACTACGCATCCTCCACAACGTCGCCAGGCCCGAATATTTCATCCCGATCGAGGGCGAGCACCGGATGCTGCGCCGCCACGCAGATCTCGCTGTAGATCTGGGCCTGGATCCCGAGCACGCAATCGTGCCGATGGGGGGCAGCCAGGTCGTGGTCGACGACGATGGCGCACGCCTGGCGCGCCAGTTGCCGCATAGGTATCGCTACGTCCACGGCGTGGGCATGCTGATCGACGCCGACGTCATCTCGGAGCGCCGCGAGCTGGCCGATGGAGGCGTCGTGTTCGTCACCGCCACCGTCGATCTCGACAAGCGGTCTGTGGTCGGTGGACCATCAGTGGTGTCTCGCGGCTGGGCCGCAACCGATGAGCTCGCTTTGCTGGTGCCACAACTCGAGGAGCTGGCGGCAAAGGCCCTCGGCAAGGCCTTCGACGGCAAACCCAGCGCATCTGACCTCGAGCGTGCGATGCGCCGAGCGGTCGGACGCTTCGTGGGTGACGAAACCCAGCGGCGCCCGCCCATCGTGGCACTGATACAGGTCGCCTGA